The DNA window GCGACACCGACACCTTCCTCGGCATGGTTCGCGCCGGCGCCACGCGCATCGGCTGCTCGGCCGGCATCCCCATCATCAACGAGATTCGCCGCCGCTTCGAGGAGCAGGGCGTCGACTCCATCGAGCTGTAGGGTCCGCACCGCACAAGACCGCACCCTCTTTGAGCGAGCGCCCGCCGGATAACCCAGGATCCAGCGGGCGCTCGCCTCATATATATGTGGCAAGGAGGCCGGTGCCAGCCATCCCCGCTGGAGGGCTACGCCTCCTCGCGACTGACGTTGAACTCGAACGTGTTGTTCTCGCCGCGGTAGGTGGCCACGGAGTACTCGACGGCCCGGCCATCGGCCTCACGTCCCACGGTGTGGAACAAGAACAGCGGGTCCCCCACCTCGACGTCAAGCAGCGCCGCCGTGGCGGAGTCCGCCTTAATGACGTCCAGGCGACGGTGCGCCTGCGTCACGGGATGGCCCTCGTCGGTCATGGCACCGTACATGCGCTGCGTCGTGAAGTCATAGCTCTCGAAGTTGGGGTAGGGCTCGACGGGAATGTAGCTCTCGACGAACACGTTGGGCCTCTCGTCCACGTAGCGAAGGCGCACGAGCTTGTAGACCTCCGCACGGGGCTTGAGCTCAAGGTTCGTGGCGACCTCCTCGCTGGCCTTCTCGCGCTTGAAGATGACGACCGTGCTGCGAACGACGCGTCCCTCGCGGCTCATGTCCTCCTCGAAGCTGCGGACGCCCATCGTGAGGCCCTGGGAGACCTTGGGCTTGGTGACGATGGTGCCGCGGCGCTTACGCTTCTCGATGTAGCCGTCGTTCGCGAGGATCTGCAGCGCCTGGCGAATCGTGGGGCGGCTGACGCCATAGCTCTTCGCAAGCTCGACCTCGGGAGGGATGATGTCGCCCTCCTTGTAGGTGCCATCCTTGATCTTTGCGAGAAGGTCGTCCTTGATCGACGAGTAAAGCGTTGCCATGGTTCTTCCGATTCGACGTACCCGCACAGGCGTGGGTATTGTTAGTCTGTATATTATATATGTTAACCATATTTGTTAGGTTTGCTAATCACAAGACGAGGCACACAAAAAGAGCCGCCGACGCCTGCGCCAGCGGCTCCCATGTCTTGCACCTGCGATTACTACCTAAAGCTCGCGAAGCTCCTTGAAGATTTCCGCATAGGGGCGACCCTTGCCAAATACCGCGCTTGTGCCAAGCACGGCTCCGTCAACGCCCATCTTGTCCGCCTTGGCAATCACCTGCGGCGAGCAGGCGCCATCGATGATGACCTTGTAGCCGTACTTGTCCTTCGCGGCGACGAAGCGTTCGATCTTCTCGTCCACGTAGTCGAGGTACTTCTGGCCCGAGAAGCCCGGGTTCACGGTCATGACGAGCACGTAGTCAACGACGGGCAGCGACGTCTCAACCGTCTCGAAGTTGACGCCCGGGTCAACGACGAGGCCGGGGTGAGCGCCCAGGCGCTCGATCTGCAGCAACGTCGAGTTGATGGTGGGCTCGGCCTCCTGGTGCACGTAGACGATCTGCACGCCAGCCTTCACGAGCAGGTCGATCGTCGTGGGCTCGTGCGTGGCCATGAGGTGGACGTCGCACGGCACGGTGGAGCGCTTGCAGATGGCCTCCACGTCGCCGATGCCCAGGCCCAGGTTGGGGACGAAGTGGCCGTCCATGACGTCAAGGTGGAAGCCGTCGCAGCCGGCGGCCACGAGCTCGTCGACCTCCTCGCCCAGGCGAAGGAAGTCGGCACACATCATCGAGGGGAGAAGCAGCATTGCACGCCTCCTAGGCGGTCGTCATGAACAGGGTCACGTCGCCGTCAAGCGAGAGGGACTCGCCGCGCGGCAGCAGGAACTGGTCGCCAACCGTGATGTCCTCGCCGTTGGCGCGGCCGGCGCCGCGGGCCACGGTGACGAGCTCGTAGGGGCCGGCCTCGAGTTCGGCAGGACCGGTGATCTCGAGCTTCTCGACGGTGAATGAGTCGTTGGAGACGAGCGTGGTGCGCTTCATGCCCGGTAGCTCCACCGTGGTGGGCTTGGCGGAGTTCACCATCTCGGACTTGTCGTAGTGCAGCGTCTCGATGGCCGGCTCCAGGTGAAGCTCGCGCAGCGAGCCGTCGGCCTGCACGCGGTCGTAGTCGTAGAAGCGGTAGGTGACGTTGGTGGACTGCTGGATCTCATAGACCACGGTGCCCTTGCAGCACGCGTGCAGCAGACCGGCCGGGATGTAGACGAAGTCATCGCGCTTCACGGGCAGGTGGCCGATGAGGTCGTCCCAGCGGCCCTCGTCGATGTAGCCGCGCAGGTCCTTCTCGTCAGTGGCGTTGTGGCCAAAGACGATGGCGGCGTCGGGCTCGGCCTCGAGGAAGTACCAGCACTCGTTCTTGCCATAGGGAAAGCCGAGAGGGACGGCGTGCTCGGTGTCGGGGTGGACCTGGATGGAGAGGTCGTCCTCGGGGCCCAGCAGCGACACGATGACCGGGAAGACGCGATCCGTGTCACCAAAGAGCTCGGAGTGCTCGCTCCATAGCTCGCCGAGGGTCTCGCCCTCGTACTCGCCGGAGACGCAGACGTTGGACTCGTCGCCCTGGACGGCGAAGGCCCAGGCCTGGCCAACGCCATCGGGCATCCAGTCATAGTGCCAGTAGTCACGGACGGTCGTGCCACCCCAGACGGTCTTCTTGGGGATGGGCTTGAAGCGCAGGAGTGCCATGTTGTGTTCCCTTCATTGGACGCAAGCGGTCGCGGTGGCAATGGCACCGGGGTCGATTGCCAACGCCGCCGCTTGCCCTTGGCTGACAAACAGAGGCAGGCCCCGGGAGCCGCAAGGGCTGCCCGGGGCCTGGACTAGAGCGGACGAGTGGGAAGGGCCCGCTCAGACGGTCAGGTTCTCAGCCCTTAGAAGACGCCGATCACGCAGAGGACAGACACGGCCACGCAGAGGATGATGATGACCTTCGTGGGCGAGTACTGCTTCTTGTTGAGCATCCACCAGGTGAGCAGGACCGCGATAAGCGGCAGGATGCCGGGGAAGCAGCCGTCGAGGGTGTCCTGCAGCGGCTTGAACTCGCCGCCCATTGGGATGTTGAGCGTCGTGGTGAGGGCGATGTTGCCGGCAGACAGGGCGCCGATGACCATGATGCCCAGCACGTTGAAGGCGTCCGTGAGACGACGGGCGGCCTCGCCGACAATCATGTCGACTGCGCCGACGCCGAGCTTGTAGCCCATGCGGAAGCAGAAGAACGAGATGGCCGGGCCAATGATGCCCCAGGTGATGATGTAGAACAGCGGGCCGATCGCGGAGCCGCCGGCGGCGAGGCTCATGCCGATGGAGAGCAGGATCGGGACGATGATGCCCTGGACGATGGAGTCGCCGATGCCGGCCAGCGGGCCCATGAGGGCGGTCTTGACGTTGTTCGGCATGTCCTCGGACACCTCGCCGCCGAGGGCGATGTTCTCCTCGAGGGAGGCGACGATGCCGTTGACGATCGTGCCGGTCTGGGGCTCGGTGTTGTAGAACACGGACTGGCGGGTGAGCAGGCGGCGCTTGGCCTCGGGGTCGTCAGCGTAGTACTTGTTGGCGAACGGGATGTAGGACCAGGCGAAGGCGTGGGCCTGCAGCTTCTCGTAGCTCATGGAGGACAGGTGGGTGAAGGCCCAGCGCAGCCAGAGCTGGTTCAGGTCGTGGTTGGTAAGGCCCTGCTTGCCGTTGGGGCCAACCTTGGGCTCGATTTCCTTTGCCATTTTCGTTGTGCTCCCTTCTTAGAACAGGTCGTCGTCTTCGTAGGAACCGTCGGCGTTCTCGCCGGCGTTCTCGGCAGGCGCGGCGGCAACCTTGCCAGAGGACTGGTACACGAGGTAGGCGACGAGGGCGGCGATGAAGACGATGGCGACCATCGGCAGGCCGGCGAAGGCCAGGAGCACGAAGCCGGCGAAGAAGTAGATGAGCTGGATCTTCTCCTTGATGACGATGTTCATCAGCATGCCGATGCCGAGGGCGGGCAGGACGCCGCCGAGGACGGAGATGATGTGCGTGACGATCTCGGGCACGGAGCTGAGCAGGGTGTCAACGAGGCCCTGGCCAAGGTAGATGGCGAGGAACACGGGGACGGCGCGCAGGAAGAACGTGCAGATCTGCGGGTAGACGACGTGCCACAGGGTGATGCCGCGGTCGTTGTTCTCCTCGGCGGCCTTCTGGGCACCGTTGTTGAAGAAGGAGTACAAGGCCATGCGGGTGTTGTAGAAGATCAGGCCGAAGGTCTGGCCGATGAGCACGGAGAGCGTCACGGCGACGGCCGGGTCCTTCGTGGTGGCAAGGGCCAGGCCGATGCCGCCGTAGGTGGCGTACGTGATCTCGGAGTTCGTGGCGCCGCCCGTGGAGAGGTTGGCGATGAACACGGCCTGGACGGCAACGCCGCACAGGACGCCGGCCGTCACGTCACCAAAGACGAGGCCGCACAGAAGGCCACCGACGAGCGGGCGGCCAACCATGTAGAAGCTGCCCGTAATGCCGAACATCGGCGCGGACTCGATGGCGCCCAGGTAGCAGAACACGCCACACATAAGCGCTGGGAAAAGCAGTTCCATTTCTCCTCCTTCAACGATGGAACCCTTGCTCCGGCTTATCGCCGGCATTGCCCGCCCGCAGGCAAGCGTCTTTCTCCTTGCGAAGCGTCCGTGGACCGCGACCCTCCCCAAGGGGCGCGAACCACAAGCAGGCGCTAGGCGGACTGGTACTTGGCCTTCATGGCCGGCCAGGCGA is part of the Parolsenella massiliensis genome and encodes:
- a CDS encoding GntR family transcriptional regulator; this encodes MATLYSSIKDDLLAKIKDGTYKEGDIIPPEVELAKSYGVSRPTIRQALQILANDGYIEKRKRRGTIVTKPKVSQGLTMGVRSFEEDMSREGRVVRSTVVIFKREKASEEVATNLELKPRAEVYKLVRLRYVDERPNVFVESYIPVEPYPNFESYDFTTQRMYGAMTDEGHPVTQAHRRLDVIKADSATAALLDVEVGDPLFLFHTVGREADGRAVEYSVATYRGENNTFEFNVSREEA
- a CDS encoding PTS sugar transporter subunit IIC; this encodes MELLFPALMCGVFCYLGAIESAPMFGITGSFYMVGRPLVGGLLCGLVFGDVTAGVLCGVAVQAVFIANLSTGGATNSEITYATYGGIGLALATTKDPAVAVTLSVLIGQTFGLIFYNTRMALYSFFNNGAQKAAEENNDRGITLWHVVYPQICTFFLRAVPVFLAIYLGQGLVDTLLSSVPEIVTHIISVLGGVLPALGIGMLMNIVIKEKIQLIYFFAGFVLLAFAGLPMVAIVFIAALVAYLVYQSSGKVAAAPAENAGENADGSYEDDDLF
- a CDS encoding ribulose-phosphate 3-epimerase gives rise to the protein MLLLPSMMCADFLRLGEEVDELVAAGCDGFHLDVMDGHFVPNLGLGIGDVEAICKRSTVPCDVHLMATHEPTTIDLLVKAGVQIVYVHQEAEPTINSTLLQIERLGAHPGLVVDPGVNFETVETSLPVVDYVLVMTVNPGFSGQKYLDYVDEKIERFVAAKDKYGYKVIIDGACSPQVIAKADKMGVDGAVLGTSAVFGKGRPYAEIFKELREL
- a CDS encoding type I phosphomannose isomerase catalytic subunit; this translates as MALLRFKPIPKKTVWGGTTVRDYWHYDWMPDGVGQAWAFAVQGDESNVCVSGEYEGETLGELWSEHSELFGDTDRVFPVIVSLLGPEDDLSIQVHPDTEHAVPLGFPYGKNECWYFLEAEPDAAIVFGHNATDEKDLRGYIDEGRWDDLIGHLPVKRDDFVYIPAGLLHACCKGTVVYEIQQSTNVTYRFYDYDRVQADGSLRELHLEPAIETLHYDKSEMVNSAKPTTVELPGMKRTTLVSNDSFTVEKLEITGPAELEAGPYELVTVARGAGRANGEDITVGDQFLLPRGESLSLDGDVTLFMTTA
- a CDS encoding PTS system mannose/fructose/sorbose family transporter subunit IID, whose product is MAKEIEPKVGPNGKQGLTNHDLNQLWLRWAFTHLSSMSYEKLQAHAFAWSYIPFANKYYADDPEAKRRLLTRQSVFYNTEPQTGTIVNGIVASLEENIALGGEVSEDMPNNVKTALMGPLAGIGDSIVQGIIVPILLSIGMSLAAGGSAIGPLFYIITWGIIGPAISFFCFRMGYKLGVGAVDMIVGEAARRLTDAFNVLGIMVIGALSAGNIALTTTLNIPMGGEFKPLQDTLDGCFPGILPLIAVLLTWWMLNKKQYSPTKVIIILCVAVSVLCVIGVF